TTAGCTGTTGGAGCTAAATCGTTATATATAATCTCAATGGCATGAACCATATAACATCTGCATTAGAATATAGCCAAAAAAGTTATTGCCTCTTAGGAGTTACATTTTTCTAGCTAAGTGCTTTCCCAAATAAGTCATGGCTTCTGTTCTGTCCACTTCGTCAACTTCATTGGCTACTCTCTCCTTCAATTCTGGGATCAGAAGAACAACCACTCACTAAATGAAGAACCTATCCATAATGTTAAGACAAATACACTTAGCAAAAACAAGTTTCTATATATCTTGCAGGTGCAAGTCATCATTGgtttaattaattgtgttaaGTTCGAGTTCTGaattaatatacaaatatcTAAAACATTTGAAGGGAGAGTTGTCACTCATAATGATCCATTCCAATTCAATTAGAATTGATCATGAAAGATATATGTGGTTTTGtaggaaagaaaaaatttaagtgGTTCATATAATTTGTTTCCTTATGTAGGGAAGCTCTATGTTTGGTGAGCTGAAATTTGTGAATAAAGTCCAGTTGAAAAGGGAAACAAAAACGTCATTTGCACTCTCTGGTGGCATTGACACTATAATCTCTTGCTCCACGGTAATAATTTCACCCattttatgatattaaataCTTCTTTCCTATGTCTCTTGTTGgcttcttttattaattaatgtgttccttttattttctgaaGGCTGAGCTAGAAACTCTGAAAATTGTACAAAGCACAATTGCGAAGCAGCTTTTTATTGATGAAGCCACTGTGACTCCCCAAACTAAATTTTCAGATTTTGGGTGCTGATTCTCTTGACACCGTGAGGCCTCAAATTCTAACACTACTTAATTTATAGTTGTATCTTGtatgaaataaaagttaagtatTAATCCATGCATAAAGTGCGTTGTCATGTGTTTTGGTATGCCTGTAATTGAACAGGTTGAAATCATGATGGCTTTGGAAGAGAAATTTGAGATTTCCATTGGAGAGGGTGGAGCTGAGAACATCTCCACCGTTCAAGATGCTGCTGATCTGATTGAGAAGGTGAAGACTGCTTCAACCTAAGCCAAGCTGCGTTCACATCATAGCTTTCATCACTATCCTTTTtagattttgacaaaaaaattgatatagaaTGGCTTAATTTCTAATGGGTCGTCACATCATTTACTTTCCTCGAATAAAAGTATGGCTAGCTCTTTAGTCTTTTGAATTGAATCGATTGATTGCTTGAGGCCATCAATTTTCATGTAACGATTATCTTTTTGAGTTTATAGCTTATACATGCTCAAACTTTGGAGTGTCAACTATGTATGCATGAAGATATTTCGCTGAAATTTCTTATGAAATCAAACATTACTTACTTAGGTCctaaatgaaaagataaaatatggaAGAATAGCCTAATCCAAAATAGTTATGTTATAAGTTAGTAACATAAAGCACTAAGCACCAGAGGACTaacaaaagcagaaattaacatatatataataactactTTCAAGCTTCATTGATTTCAACTGATAGAGATTTCAGAGTACAGAATTCATATTTACAACAGCCAAAAACTCAGAAAACGAAAAACAAGTTAAAACCATATATACAAATATACAGAAGCTGTCTCTACTCCTTTACATCCGCAGAATCCCATGAAGCATTGGCTCAATCTGCTGAAAAAAGACCCTGCATCATCCGAGCCATTTTATTGGTAGGTACTCATATTTACATAATATGATAGTACTATGTACTATATACTATATACTATATAATACTATACATTATAATAAGTTGCCATACATATTATGATATGATTGATGATTCCCTTTTGGAATTTGGAATCTGTGTTGCCGTGTGTACAGAAATTAAACGTAATCCCTCTGTCTCTGCCGAAtgctattcaaatttcaaagccAAAACATCTCATTTCCCCTCTCAACAACGATCCAAAGCACTCATAATCACCCTGCAAACCATatataaaacatgaaaacaagttagacacaaaaaaaaatgggcATGTAAATGCAAAGGGCATATGCGTCATCTTAAAGGGTgtaagtattaaaaataaaaataaaaattagagaacCAATCGTAAATAGTCGGACTTCTATTATGTATTATCGGCACTCTCCACTGTTGACGATTTTCTCCTCGTGAACTTCTTGAAATCACCGCCTGGTGCCTCCGCTGCAAATTATTTTGTTCTTTGGTTAAAAAATTGTCACACATGGTATGATGATATCATAACTATTTTCCTAAAAGTAAATTCTTAAAAAGTTACATTAATTTCTGGATGATTTAATTGAACTTTTGTTAGTCAAATTCGATTTCTTATTaccataaattaatatgtatggtaatctaatatataattaagaaaaggaGAAACAGGAAAGAGAATAACAGAGTgaggttttgtttttaagaaaaatatcttcGTCATGCATAAACTTCTTCTCCACAAACACAGTACTaacaataagaagaaaataaagatataacttaaaattctaatttttattattataaataattttttcgatggtctttcttttctttacctttttcattcattttcttcttggcttccacttttttttttttttatcatatttcctATTGATCACTTTCTGTCCCATAATATCTCTATCTTCTAGtgtctttgtttcttcttcttctttttatttctctccttCTTTTTCAGAATGAGACAGAATATCAATATTTTCCATATCACAACATAACACATGTAAGATTGTGTTTTGTGTTTcgtttaaaattatcataaaattaaaggTTGAGTTTCTTTGTCTTCTATCCTCTCATGCAAACAAAACCTAATAATACATaacaagaagaaacaaaaatattcagAGAGAAGTGTTACGAGTTAAGGGGGAGCGAGGGGTGGTAGAtccagaaggagaagaagaagcagaggTGGTGGTGCTTCCGAAACCAGACTGGGACCGAACAATGGTGATGCTGCGACTTATCGGAACTGCCTCCGCCACCGTTGACCGGACGGAGATTCCGCCGGAGAACGAATTGTACTTTCGGAGCTTCCCCAGACCCGTTTCCGGTGCCGGACCCGCCAGCGTTTCGTCCCAAAGCTTGTGAAGAAAACCcatgatcatatatatatatatatatatatcttacaaatatttatatatgtgtgtgttgtTTACTTCTTTTGCTACAACATATAACACAGAGATCAAAGATCAAGAGAACAAACgacagagagaagaagaagaacaagaaacaaattaagacttttttttttggttttttttttgttgtgctTTTGGCGAGAGTGTGAGGGTACTTATAATGAGAAACAGAAGGATGAGGATGAGGACTTAAcaggtttaattagaattaattaattattattgacaGCTATATATGTTAGTGTGTAAACTTAGCTCCGGCTAACACGGCTCTATTTTGAGCCATCAAAATTGATACCCGTTGCTATGTTGGCTCAGGCTAATTATGTACATTACAAGTTAATCTAGAATCCCCAAATATTTGATGACTTATGTTTTCTTTctgatctttttttcttttgagtaaTTGATGAATTGTGTTCATATTATTGACATTATAATAAAGCTCTTGAGAGACGTGTAGCATATGTTGGTTTTGACTTTTTATCACATGCATTTGGGAAGCATGtgaaacaataaattaatagaATGCATGCCACTATCGTTGGAAAGAGAAATTGGAAGGAATGGACAAGAATATTCATAAGAAGGATTAATTAATAACTTTACAACAAGTAGTGAAATTAACTCTTGGTTATAAGAAGTGAGtggaaaatttaataaatgtagTTGAATTGATAACACTATTgaattgtgaaaaaaatatgtaaattttattcCTGTATAATACGTTCTTATCCTTAAAGAGGGGAGAATAACTTGGATTGTAACTAAGGTCTTATTGAGAATTAGTTTGGTGTCTAgctcaaaaaaattgaaatttgtgagataccttgtatattaaaaagaataaaaaagagaatgaaGTGAGACGAAGAAGAGAACTATCCAAAATGATTGGAAGAAGGTggtaaaaatattgaattaagaAGACTAAGTCAAGTGAAGAAGCAAGAAAGTAGAAACAAATGGGGCCCATTTGGGTTACACCTTGGCGTCAATCGGATAAGTTCCCACCAAGAGACTGAGATGACTCTATCCTACCATCGCGCCATAATCTTACCATATCCTCAAACAATTCTAAAATATTATGTACTTGTCACTTTGAATAGGTAACTCGTAAAGAgataacatttaattatttatttagtttgtatAGTTTAAGAAAAGTGCTAGCAATATACTATTAGAGAATTCacctatttttcttataataatatgtaaaaaaattactcttgtttatataaaaacttACATTCACTATACATATGGTGAACAATCAAATACGTATTAAACTATTAATACTTTACCTTATATTCATGTTTACAATTACAGccttataattttcatatattaattcGAGATTCCTTAATGATCATATCACATGTTACCACGTGTTAAATTTTCATTATCTAGTGCATTTGATTTTGTAAACGAAGGCTTTTCATGGACATCTAGATTCTCGCATAAGAAAAGTTGCAATAAGTCATTATTTTTACTTTCGAACTTTGTATAAAACATTCAGAATCAGATCGACCCTTGTTGTTTTTGGTTGTTGTTATCTGGTATTGGCCTATTGGGTCTGTTGTTAACATCAGAATAGAGAAAACTGAAGTGTCTGGAGTCACTTCCGGCTTTACTCGTAAATGTCTCCCCATCTTAAAGAAACCCCACATAagatttttagtatattttctgCGTACGTCTATGCAATGAATGGacccataataataatactactaTACCATAAGATTTCAGGGTCGTTGCTTATTACCTCCAATAAGGTGGTACTCAGTTAGATAATATATGATCATGATCGTGAAAGCCACAATAATCTATTATTGTCAATGTTTTAACTTCTTTTacatttctcttctttcaaacCAGTAAACCAGTTTCAATCTGTTTGCCCAGATTTATACATTGGTagaaattacaaatatttttttatgagttgGTAAtccaattaataaaaatgataaaattggtaGTCTATTATGTTCAAAGTATTTAATGTAGTTgtatatctaaaatataatcCAATTCAAAATTACCTGTTGAAACCATGAATGAACAATAGACTTTTAAATGtgttagagaaagaaaaaaaaagtaagtttaagttaaatttgttttaaataaataatagtttgttttatgaaatttaaggaataaaaaatatttttttaaaataatcatcatCAAATTAACACCCTTATTAATTACTGGTTTTGGAATCGAAAAACAGTTAACAAGtctaatttcttattttcttccttttctttataTGAAGAATTGTGTTGCAGTACATCAAAaccttttatattatatatatatatatatatatatatatatatatatattaaaaaaatattattaaaacataCAAATTTGACTCAACAGACGGAGGTGGTTTGGAGACAGTAGAAGAGATCTATGCATGTAAACACAACACAACATGGGTATATGGGTATTATTTTGAGTCTCCCTACAACCATAAGTGTTGTGCTGTTGGTGATGTCTTTCTGTTTTATTCCTTTTCTAAGGTTTTTATTTCAtccttaatcaattaaaaaaaaatctttaaaggactaaaataataataaaaaaaacatgttattttGTACGGACCTAAATGTTATTTAAGTCATTATGTCTTATTCTATAATTAAATCAATcttattcataaattataattttaataaaaaaataaaagatgtatTGAAAAGATATGTTAAC
The Glycine max cultivar Williams 82 chromosome 16, Glycine_max_v4.0, whole genome shotgun sequence genome window above contains:
- the LOC100787124 gene encoding dormancy-associated protein homolog 3 isoform X1, producing MIMGFLHKLWDETLAGPAPETGLGKLRKYNSFSGGISVRSTVAEAVPISRSITIVRSQSGFGSTTTSASSSPSGSTTPRSPLTPEAPGGDFKKFTRRKSSTVESADNT
- the LOC100787124 gene encoding dormancy-associated protein homolog 3 isoform X2, which gives rise to MIMGFLHKLWDETLAGPAPETGLGKLRKYNSFSGGISVRSTVAEAVPISRSITIVRSQSGFGSTTTSASSSPSGSTTPRSPLTR